In one window of Mytilus trossulus isolate FHL-02 chromosome 7, PNRI_Mtr1.1.1.hap1, whole genome shotgun sequence DNA:
- the LOC134726159 gene encoding cadherin EGF LAG seven-pass G-type receptor 2-like, which yields MFWKYVAVLTILMFEYTTALVIHKPPIIHTNHPYLNIKENSRAGTEFVIIDASSQTNDTVTITTHDNATAARVYLFPTRLGINSTYRVALKKIPDREDERTWYLTFKAHDNHGDTSWTLPLHIDDENDNAPFFAHDHYHSVVGYGLAVGSKILHVTAMDADEGPNAAISYSMSPYHVSSPSSRYNAFEIDPNTGGITLKEELQHGHTTYHYQVNATDNGVPKQSSSTLVNIEIFDF from the exons ATGTTCTGGAAGTATGTTGCCGTCCTTACTATACTTATGTTTG AATACACAACGGCTTTAGTTATACATAAGCCGCCAATAATTCACACCAATCATCCATACCTAAATATCAAGGAAAATTCAAGAGCGG GGACAGAGTTTGTCATAATAGATGCTTCAAGTCAAACAAATGACACAGTAACTATAACAACACACGACAATGCCACAGCAGCAAGAGTATATCTGTTCCCAACAAGATTAGGAATCAATTCAACATACAGAGTTGCTCTTAAGAAGATCCCGGATAGAGAG GACGAACGTACATGGTATTTGACATTTAAGGCACATGACAATCATGGAGAT ACTTCATGGACTTTGCCACTACATATTGATGATGAAAATGACAACGCTCCATTCTTTGCACACGACCATTATCATTCTGTTGTTGGATAT GGATTGGCAGTTGGGTCTAAAATTTTACACGTGACTGCAATGGATGCAGACGAAGGACCAAATGCAGCAATAAGCTACTCCATGAGC CCCTACCATGTTTCATCTCCCTCGTCAAGATACAATGCTTTTGAAATCGATCCAAACACCGGAGGTATAACTTTAAAGGAGGAGCTCCAGCATGGTCACACAACGTATCATTATCAAGTAAATGCAACG GACAATGGTGTTCCGAAACAATCATCATCAACACTGGTCAATATCGAAATATTCGATTTCTGA